A DNA window from Ovis aries strain OAR_USU_Benz2616 breed Rambouillet chromosome 7, ARS-UI_Ramb_v3.0, whole genome shotgun sequence contains the following coding sequences:
- the CELF6 gene encoding CUGBP Elav-like family member 6 isoform X4 has product MNRPIQVKPAASEGRGEDRKLFVGMLGKQQGEEDVRRLFQPFGHIEECTVLRSPDGTSKGCAFVKFGSQGEAQAAIQSLHGSRTMAGASSSLVVKLADTDRERALRRMQQMAGQLGAFHPAPLPLGACGAYTTAILQHQAALLAAAQGPGLGPVAAVAAQMQHVAAFSLVAAPLLPAAANSPPGGGPGTLPGLPAPIGVNGFGPLTPQTNGQPGSDSLYNNGLSPYPAQSPGVADPLQQAYAGMHHYAAAYPSAYAPVSTTFPQQPSALPQQQREGPEGCNLFIYHLPQEFGDAELIQTFLPFGAVVSAKVFVDRATNQSKCFGFVSFDNPTSAQTAIQAMNGFQIGMKRLKVQLKRPKDANRPY; this is encoded by the exons AGGACCGAAAGCTGTTTGTGGGCATGCTGGGCAAGCAGCAGGGCGAGGAGGACGTCAGACGCCTATTCCAGCCCTTCGGCCACATCGAGGAGTGCACCGTCTTGCGGAGCCCTGACGGCACTAGCAAAG GCTGTGCCTTTGTGAAGTTCGGGAGTCAAGGGGAAGCTCAGGCAGCCATCCAGAGTCTGCACGGCAGCCGGACAATGGCG GGCGCCTCGTCCAGCCTCGTGGTCAAGCTGGCAGACACGGACCGCGAGCGCGCACTGCGGCGGATGCAGCAAATGGCAGGCCAGCTGGGCGCCTTCCACCCGGCGCCGCTGCCGCTCGGGGCCTGCGGAGCCTATACCACCGCG ATCCTGCAGCACCAGGCGGCCCTGCTGGCGGCGGCGCAGGGCCCGGGCCTCGGCCCAGTGGCGGCAGTGGCTGCACAGATGCAGCACGTGGCGGCCTTCAGCCTGGTGGCAGCGCCGCTCTTGCCCGCGGCAG CCAACTCCCCGCCCGGCGGTGGCCCGGGCACGCTTCCGGGTCTCCCGGCGCCCATCGGCGTCAATGGATTCGGTCCCCTGACTCCCCAGACCAACGGGCAACCAGGCTCGGACAGTCTCTACAATAACGGGCTCTCTCCTTACCCAG cccagaGTCCCGGCGTGGCTGACCCCCTGCAGCAGGCCTACGCTGGGATGCACCACTACGCAG CAGCCTATCCGTCGGCCTATGCCCCAGTGAGCACAACTTTTCCCCAGCAGCCTTCAGCCTTGCCCCAGCAGCAAAGAGAAG GCCCCGAAGGCTGTAACCTCTTCATCTATCACCTGCCTCAGGAGTTTGGTGATGCAGAACTCATCCAGACATTCCTGCCCTTTGGAGCTGTGGTCTCTGCCAAAGTCTTTGTGGATCGTGCCACAAACCAGAGCAAGTGTTTTG GGTTTGTTAGCTTTGACAATCCAACCAGTGCCCAGACAGCTATTCAGGCCATGAATGGCTTTCAGATTGGCATGAAGAGGCTCAAGGTTCAGCTGAAGAGGCCCAAGGATGCTAACCGGCCTTACTGA